A part of Saccharomonospora amisosensis genomic DNA contains:
- the rplM gene encoding 50S ribosomal protein L13: MPTYSPKPGDVTRAWHVIDAEDVVLGRLATEVATLLRGKHKPTYAPHVDTGDFVIIVNAEKVALTGNKRDQKFAYRHSGYPGGLRKRSFGELLDSRPERLVEKVVKGMLPKNKLGRAQAKKLKVYAGPDHPHAAQQPQPREITKIAQVTQ, translated from the coding sequence TTGCCCACGTACAGCCCCAAGCCCGGCGATGTCACTCGTGCCTGGCACGTGATCGATGCCGAGGATGTCGTGCTCGGCCGGCTCGCGACCGAGGTCGCCACGCTGCTGCGCGGCAAGCACAAGCCCACCTACGCCCCGCACGTGGACACCGGTGACTTCGTCATCATCGTCAACGCTGAGAAGGTGGCGCTCACCGGCAATAAGCGTGACCAGAAGTTCGCCTACCGCCACAGCGGCTACCCTGGTGGTCTGCGTAAGCGCTCCTTCGGTGAGTTGCTGGACTCACGTCCGGAACGGCTGGTTGAGAAGGTCGTGAAGGGCATGCTGCCGAAGAACAAGTTGGGCCGCGCGCAGGCGAAGAAGCTCAAGGTCTATGCGGGCCCTGACCACCCGCACGCCGCGCAGCAGCCCCAGCCGCGTGAGATCACCAAGATCGCTCAGGTGACCCAGTGA
- a CDS encoding WXG100 family type VII secretion target gives MPEGIVVDYATIHTAAEDCNKTGSELDALFEDLKARLAPLVDSWSGEAMEAWQHCQNQWNQSLDEMKQVLAQIATALPQIADGYQGTDKSIQGMF, from the coding sequence ATGCCCGAGGGCATCGTTGTTGATTACGCGACCATTCACACGGCGGCAGAGGACTGCAACAAGACCGGTTCTGAACTCGACGCGCTGTTCGAGGACCTCAAGGCCAGGCTTGCCCCGCTGGTCGACTCCTGGTCCGGTGAGGCCATGGAGGCGTGGCAGCACTGCCAGAACCAGTGGAACCAGTCGTTGGACGAGATGAAGCAGGTGCTGGCGCAGATCGCCACGGCGCTGCCTCAGATCGCCGACGGCTACCAGGGCACCGACAAGAGCATCCAGGGCATGTTCTGA
- a CDS encoding type VII secretion-associated protein: MTLRVAVDFGTSSTCVVASVNGREPQVVVVDGQPLLPSAVYAAQDGTLFVGQEAERQAAVDPSRFEPTPKRRIDEGELLLGDTVLSVVDVVNAVLRRAVSEARRLAGGAEVALLVLTHPAEWGAVRTRLLRQAAAQLAREVALVPEPVAAAVFHAATFAPTDVNQDRTVEFSGKPGDVLAVLDLGGGTIDVSVVRRVSGHRNGAFEVLATRGDPTFGGADIDQVLLEHVGSLVSDADPDAWEQLVTGRELTDRRRRRVLRQDVRGAKETLSRHAYTDVPMPPPFADAHVTREDLERLIANRLGRAVELTSETIEAAGLRPKQLTAIFLVGGSSRIPMVSRLVHERTGVVPTTLDQPETVVARGALRAVQVIPDRTGMLPGTGSQGRFGAPMRAQDRRTDVVARPGYPVRQGPPASGPFPRQPAQGRPMAAPPSPPHLHPPAVPLSPARTPRSRRRALLWGIAVAAAVAVAVITTVLVVSRGDDRAAAEGRTFAQYSYKFVAPADWTQTGDNVADRQVVVKPREAQTSEDDDLVVVQEFVLSYDGGSNRARLARELRDQADDKPDVYSDFAEHHAFAGRDVIYYTETKPAATVNWYVLAHGTAQVSVGCQEAEMPRRVQQACEQIVRTLEFTN; the protein is encoded by the coding sequence GTGACCTTACGGGTGGCGGTGGACTTCGGGACATCGAGCACCTGTGTCGTCGCCTCTGTGAACGGTCGAGAACCTCAGGTGGTGGTGGTCGACGGCCAGCCGCTGTTGCCCTCGGCCGTTTACGCCGCACAGGATGGCACGCTCTTCGTCGGCCAGGAGGCGGAGCGACAGGCTGCCGTGGACCCGTCTCGGTTCGAACCCACGCCCAAGCGGCGAATCGACGAGGGCGAACTGTTACTCGGCGACACGGTGTTGAGTGTCGTCGACGTGGTGAATGCCGTGTTGAGGCGGGCGGTGTCCGAGGCCCGCAGGCTCGCGGGAGGCGCCGAAGTAGCGCTGCTGGTCCTGACGCACCCTGCTGAGTGGGGGGCCGTGCGGACCCGGTTGTTGCGCCAGGCCGCGGCGCAACTCGCCCGGGAGGTCGCGCTGGTACCCGAACCGGTGGCGGCGGCGGTCTTTCATGCGGCCACCTTCGCGCCGACGGACGTCAATCAGGACCGCACGGTCGAGTTCAGCGGGAAACCGGGCGATGTGCTGGCGGTGCTGGACCTGGGCGGCGGAACGATCGATGTGAGCGTGGTGCGTCGCGTGTCGGGCCACCGCAACGGTGCCTTCGAGGTCCTCGCCACCCGCGGTGACCCGACCTTCGGTGGAGCCGATATCGATCAGGTACTGCTGGAACACGTTGGTTCCCTGGTGTCGGACGCCGATCCGGACGCATGGGAGCAGTTGGTGACTGGTCGCGAGCTGACGGATCGTCGCCGCAGACGGGTGTTGCGGCAGGACGTGCGCGGCGCGAAGGAAACGCTGTCGCGGCACGCCTACACCGATGTGCCGATGCCACCACCGTTCGCCGATGCTCACGTGACGAGGGAGGACCTCGAGCGACTCATCGCGAACCGACTCGGACGCGCCGTCGAGTTGACGAGCGAGACGATCGAGGCGGCGGGGCTTCGGCCCAAGCAGCTGACAGCGATCTTCCTCGTCGGCGGCTCAAGCAGGATACCCATGGTCTCGCGGTTGGTGCACGAGCGCACCGGTGTGGTACCAACCACTCTCGATCAGCCGGAAACGGTCGTTGCGCGGGGTGCGCTGAGAGCCGTACAGGTGATTCCCGACCGGACAGGCATGCTGCCGGGTACCGGCTCGCAGGGTCGGTTCGGTGCACCGATGCGCGCACAGGACCGGCGGACGGATGTCGTGGCCAGGCCTGGTTACCCGGTCCGGCAGGGGCCGCCGGCGAGTGGACCTTTCCCGCGGCAGCCCGCACAGGGCAGGCCGATGGCAGCTCCGCCGTCGCCCCCGCACCTCCATCCGCCCGCGGTACCGCTGAGTCCCGCTAGGACGCCACGCTCGCGCCGTCGGGCGCTGTTGTGGGGGATCGCGGTCGCTGCCGCGGTAGCCGTTGCGGTGATCACGACGGTGCTCGTGGTGTCGCGTGGCGACGATCGGGCGGCCGCTGAAGGGCGAACCTTCGCGCAGTACTCCTACAAGTTTGTCGCGCCCGCGGACTGGACTCAGACGGGTGACAACGTCGCCGACCGGCAGGTCGTGGTCAAACCCCGCGAGGCCCAGACCAGCGAGGACGACGATTTGGTAGTGGTACAGGAGTTCGTTCTCTCTTACGACGGCGGTTCCAATCGAGCACGGTTAGCCCGCGAACTGCGCGATCAGGCCGACGACAAGCCGGATGTGTACAGCGACTTCGCCGAACACCATGCCTTCGCCGGTCGCGATGTCATCTACTACACGGAGACGAAGCCGGCGGCGACGGTGAACTGGTACGTGCTCGCACACGGCACGGCCCAGGTCAGCGTGGGCTGTCAGGAGGCCGAGATGCCGCGCCGCGTGCAGCAAGCGTGCGAGCAGATCGTCCGCACACTCGAGTTCACCAACTGA
- a CDS encoding DUF4333 domain-containing protein, translating into MLISTIVVLALAGGGLTAWWFGPFRNDVLDQQSLQEGVATVLRDNYGEHNIKNLHCPADQQTTTGHTFECSVELGDRKTAVPIRILNDKPEYEVGAPR; encoded by the coding sequence TTGCTGATCAGCACCATTGTCGTGCTCGCACTCGCAGGTGGCGGCCTGACCGCGTGGTGGTTCGGCCCGTTCCGCAACGATGTTCTCGACCAGCAGTCGCTCCAGGAAGGAGTGGCTACCGTGCTGCGGGACAACTACGGCGAACACAACATCAAGAACCTGCATTGCCCCGCGGATCAGCAGACCACGACAGGACACACCTTCGAATGCTCGGTCGAACTCGGAGATCGGAAAACGGCCGTGCCGATCCGGATCCTCAACGACAAACCTGAATACGAAGTCGGCGCGCCACGGTAG
- the rpsI gene encoding 30S ribosomal protein S9 — MTSTETEAAQDAVVTSETPAAPKPSRAAGGTAQTVGRRKEAVVRVRIVPGSGQFKLNGKSLEEYFPNKVHQQLIREPLVTVEKPDSFDVVANLNGGGISGQAGALRLAIARALAEVDSEDRPALKKAGFLTRDARSTERKKYGLKKARKAPQYSKR; from the coding sequence GTGACCAGCACCGAGACCGAGGCCGCTCAGGACGCGGTCGTGACCAGCGAGACGCCGGCCGCGCCGAAGCCGTCTCGTGCCGCCGGTGGCACCGCGCAGACGGTCGGTCGCCGCAAGGAGGCGGTCGTCCGGGTGCGGATCGTACCCGGTAGTGGCCAGTTCAAGCTCAACGGCAAGAGCCTTGAGGAATATTTCCCGAACAAGGTGCACCAGCAGCTCATTCGAGAACCGCTGGTCACGGTCGAGAAGCCCGATTCCTTCGATGTCGTCGCCAACCTCAACGGCGGCGGAATCTCCGGGCAGGCGGGTGCGCTGCGGCTTGCTATCGCGCGCGCCCTGGCAGAGGTCGACAGCGAGGATCGGCCGGCGCTGAAGAAGGCGGGCTTCCTGACCCGAGACGCACGTTCCACAGAGCGGAAGAAGTACGGCCTCAAGAAGGCAAGGAAGGCTCCGCAGTACAGCAAGCGCTGA
- the glmM gene encoding phosphoglucosamine mutase has translation MARLFGTDGVRGLANADLTPELALSVAASAARVLAAHDRSHRPVAVVGRDPRASGEMLEAAVVAGLASAGADVLRVGVLPTPAVAYLVSDLAADLGVMISASHNPMPDNGIKLFGERGHKLPDGIEDEIEAGLSSHPERPTGAQIGRVSDVPDAVNRYVAHLLAATPQPLEGLRVVVDCANGASSNAAPKAYRAAGADVITLHADPDGININDGCGSTHPEALCAAVVEHGADLGIAHDGDADRCLAVDAEGGLVDGDQIMAILALAMADAGELAENTLVTTVMSNLGLRLAMRDHGVTLRTTAVGDRYVLEELRAGGFSLGGEQSGHVVLPAYATTGDGLLTALRLMSRVAETGKPLRELAGVMRRLPQVLVNVRVTDKAAVADSPTVKEAVESVTAELGEEGRVLLRPSGTEQLVRVMVEAPAEDTAQAAADRLAGVVSSVS, from the coding sequence ATGGCTCGCCTATTCGGCACCGACGGGGTACGCGGCCTCGCCAACGCCGATCTCACGCCCGAGCTCGCGCTTTCGGTAGCCGCGAGCGCGGCGAGGGTGCTCGCGGCACACGACCGCTCCCATCGTCCGGTGGCTGTCGTCGGCAGGGACCCGCGCGCGAGTGGCGAGATGCTGGAAGCCGCCGTGGTCGCGGGACTCGCGTCAGCAGGCGCGGACGTGCTGCGGGTCGGAGTGCTCCCCACTCCGGCCGTGGCCTACCTGGTGAGCGATCTCGCCGCCGATCTCGGGGTCATGATCTCCGCGTCGCACAATCCGATGCCAGACAACGGCATCAAGCTGTTCGGTGAAAGAGGTCACAAGCTCCCCGACGGCATCGAGGACGAGATCGAGGCCGGTCTCTCCTCCCACCCGGAACGGCCGACCGGTGCCCAGATCGGTCGAGTATCCGACGTGCCGGACGCGGTGAACCGCTACGTGGCACACCTTCTGGCGGCCACGCCGCAGCCGCTCGAGGGCCTGCGCGTGGTGGTCGACTGCGCCAACGGTGCCTCCTCCAACGCCGCACCCAAGGCGTATCGCGCGGCGGGCGCCGATGTCATCACCCTGCACGCCGACCCGGACGGGATCAACATCAACGACGGCTGCGGCTCCACCCATCCAGAGGCGCTGTGCGCGGCTGTTGTCGAACATGGCGCTGACCTCGGTATCGCTCACGACGGAGACGCTGATCGTTGCCTTGCCGTGGACGCCGAGGGTGGCCTCGTCGACGGTGATCAGATCATGGCCATCCTGGCGCTCGCTATGGCCGATGCGGGCGAACTCGCCGAGAACACGCTGGTCACGACGGTCATGAGCAACCTGGGGCTGCGGTTGGCGATGCGAGACCATGGCGTGACGCTGCGCACCACCGCTGTGGGTGACCGCTACGTGCTGGAGGAGCTTCGTGCGGGCGGGTTCTCCCTGGGTGGTGAGCAGTCCGGGCACGTGGTGCTCCCCGCCTACGCCACCACCGGTGACGGATTGCTCACAGCGCTTCGCCTGATGAGCCGCGTCGCCGAGACGGGCAAACCGCTGAGGGAGCTCGCGGGCGTTATGCGCAGGCTCCCGCAGGTACTCGTCAACGTCCGTGTCACGGACAAGGCGGCGGTCGCCGACTCGCCGACTGTGAAGGAGGCGGTGGAATCCGTCACCGCCGAGCTGGGTGAGGAGGGTCGCGTGCTGCTGCGCCCATCAGGGACCGAGCAGCTCGTGCGGGTCATGGTCGAGGCACCCGCGGAGGACACGGCGCAGGCGGCCGCCGACCGGCTCGCGGGAGTCGTTTCGTCCGTGTCCTAG
- the eccCa gene encoding type VII secretion protein EccCa: MSTLQFKRSPRLAAPRPPGGEVHLEPPPEVPRTIPGNIVMKLLPIVMVVAMVGMVVFMFTANRDMARSPFFLMMPLMMMMSMVGMFAGGGRGGQQKKAEMNEDRKDYLRYLGQMRDRAREAMVDQRAALEWVHPDPESLWSLATSRRMWERRQSDQDFLHLRVGRSSHRLATRLVPPQTGPVDELEPIATLALRRFVRAHSIVPDLPTQITLRGFAAVGMQGDKKLTRSLTRAMLAQLVTFHSPDDVLIGIATAGRAKEHWEWAKWLPHVQHPTLSDGIGQLRMMSGSLAQIEQWLDDELRDRQRFSRNATPAPDQPHVVIIIDDADVTGEEQILLEEGLVGVTLIDLSDSIGNLAARRGLRLVVEQERLGARSAGGVEWFGRPDWLSLAEVEALARKISPYRMGTAAADDSEEQPLLSNPSLLELLGIPGDPMTFDVQQAWRPRPIRDRYRVPFGVGEYGQPVELDIKEAAMEGMGPHGLCIGATGSGKSEFLRTLVLGMLATHSSTALNFVLVDFKGGATFLGLDKAPHVSAVITNLADEVTLVDRMKDALAGEMNRRQEALKNGGNFKNVWEYEKARENGADLDPLPALFIVVDEFSELLSAKPDFIDLFVAIGRLGRSLQMHMLLASQRLEEGKLRGLDSHLSYRIGLKTFSAAESRAAIGVPDAFELPSVPGGGYLKYDTSTLVRFKASYVSGPYRPAGIKTAAPGAKVVRADKRPQLFVPDFVELPKIPEHEPEPIEQPKQQSEEAVEPSELDVIVGRLVGQGPPAHEVWLPPLNEPNSLDTLLPNLNPTEDRGLSPVGFFGNGRLQVPLGIVDRPYEQRRDPLWADFSGGAGHGVVIGGPQSGKSTMLRTLVMSMALTHTPQEAQFYCIDLGGGTLAGLNGLPHVGGVAVARREPDKARRIVAELITLVNEREARFGALGVDSMNDFRNRKRRGEITAEQDPFGDAFLVVDGWRALRDDFEELEPQITKLAVQGLTYGVHVIIASNRWADIRPAIKDMLGTRFELRLGDPSESDIDRRVAVNVPPGRPGRGLTRDKLHFLSGLPRIDGSSSDDDLGNGVADAVAKIASAWQGRRAPQVRLLPDLLPYEELLLQDKHRDGRLVPIGVNEDELAPVYLDFDAEPHFLAYADGESGKTNLLRQIVRGITERYSKKEAVLILVDYRRTMLGFVEGDQLLGYAVSANQLEGMIKEVAQSMAKRLPGPDVTPQQLKERSWWTGPELFVVVDDYDLVATSTSNPLRPLSEYLAQAKDVGLHVVVARRTGGAARTGMDPIIGKLKELAMPGIVMNGSKDEGQLLGNVKASPMPPGRGVFVSRKAGKQLMHVSWIPPE; this comes from the coding sequence GTGAGCACGCTGCAGTTCAAGCGGTCGCCACGGCTTGCTGCTCCCCGTCCGCCGGGCGGCGAGGTGCATCTCGAGCCGCCACCCGAGGTGCCGAGGACCATACCGGGCAACATCGTCATGAAGCTGTTGCCGATCGTGATGGTCGTCGCGATGGTGGGCATGGTCGTCTTCATGTTCACGGCCAACCGCGACATGGCGCGCAGCCCGTTCTTTCTGATGATGCCGCTGATGATGATGATGTCGATGGTCGGCATGTTCGCTGGCGGTGGTCGTGGCGGGCAGCAGAAGAAGGCCGAGATGAACGAGGACCGCAAGGACTACCTGCGGTACCTCGGCCAGATGCGGGATAGGGCCAGGGAGGCGATGGTCGACCAGCGCGCGGCGCTGGAGTGGGTGCATCCGGACCCGGAGAGCCTGTGGTCGTTGGCGACCAGCAGGCGGATGTGGGAGCGGCGGCAGAGTGACCAGGATTTTCTGCACCTGCGGGTAGGCCGCAGCTCGCACCGCCTGGCCACCCGACTGGTACCGCCGCAGACCGGACCGGTCGACGAGTTGGAGCCAATCGCGACGCTGGCGTTGCGCCGGTTCGTGCGGGCGCACTCGATCGTTCCTGACCTGCCGACGCAGATCACCCTTCGGGGTTTCGCGGCTGTCGGTATGCAGGGCGACAAGAAGCTCACCCGCAGCCTGACCCGCGCGATGCTCGCGCAACTGGTCACCTTCCACAGCCCCGACGACGTGTTGATCGGTATCGCGACGGCGGGGCGAGCGAAGGAACACTGGGAGTGGGCCAAGTGGCTGCCGCACGTGCAGCACCCGACGTTGTCGGACGGTATCGGCCAGCTCAGGATGATGAGCGGCTCGCTCGCGCAGATCGAACAGTGGCTGGACGACGAACTGCGGGACCGCCAGCGGTTCTCCCGAAACGCGACACCGGCACCGGACCAACCACATGTCGTGATCATCATCGATGACGCCGACGTAACCGGTGAGGAGCAGATCCTGCTCGAGGAGGGCCTCGTCGGGGTCACGCTGATCGACCTTTCCGACTCGATCGGTAACCTGGCCGCACGCCGTGGGCTGCGGTTGGTGGTCGAGCAGGAACGACTGGGCGCCCGCAGCGCGGGCGGTGTCGAGTGGTTCGGACGTCCGGACTGGCTTAGCTTGGCCGAGGTCGAGGCTCTGGCACGAAAGATCTCGCCCTACCGGATGGGTACTGCGGCGGCGGACGACAGTGAGGAGCAGCCGCTGCTGTCCAACCCGTCGTTGCTGGAACTGCTCGGAATCCCGGGCGACCCGATGACGTTCGACGTTCAGCAGGCGTGGCGACCGAGGCCCATCAGGGACCGCTACCGGGTGCCGTTCGGCGTCGGCGAGTACGGCCAGCCGGTGGAACTGGACATCAAGGAAGCGGCGATGGAGGGCATGGGCCCACACGGCCTGTGCATCGGTGCGACCGGCTCCGGAAAGTCGGAGTTCCTACGCACGTTGGTGCTGGGCATGCTCGCCACCCACTCGTCCACGGCGCTCAACTTCGTGCTCGTGGACTTCAAGGGTGGGGCCACCTTCCTCGGTCTGGACAAGGCGCCCCACGTGTCCGCCGTCATCACCAACCTCGCGGACGAGGTCACGCTGGTCGACCGCATGAAGGACGCGCTCGCGGGTGAGATGAATCGGCGGCAGGAGGCGTTGAAGAACGGCGGCAACTTCAAGAACGTCTGGGAATACGAGAAGGCGCGTGAGAACGGCGCCGACCTCGATCCGCTTCCCGCGCTGTTCATCGTGGTGGACGAGTTCTCCGAACTGCTTTCCGCCAAACCCGACTTCATCGACCTGTTCGTGGCCATCGGCCGACTTGGCCGTTCACTGCAGATGCACATGCTGCTGGCATCGCAGCGACTGGAGGAAGGAAAGCTTCGGGGCCTGGATTCGCACCTGTCCTACCGGATCGGGCTGAAGACGTTCTCGGCCGCCGAGTCCCGTGCCGCCATCGGGGTGCCCGATGCCTTCGAACTCCCTTCCGTGCCCGGCGGGGGCTATCTCAAGTACGACACGTCCACGCTGGTCCGGTTCAAGGCGTCCTACGTTTCCGGGCCATACCGGCCCGCCGGTATCAAGACGGCCGCTCCAGGGGCCAAGGTGGTTCGCGCCGACAAGCGGCCGCAACTGTTCGTCCCTGACTTCGTTGAGTTGCCGAAGATCCCCGAGCACGAGCCGGAGCCGATCGAACAGCCGAAGCAGCAGTCCGAGGAGGCGGTCGAGCCGAGCGAACTGGACGTGATCGTCGGCAGGCTCGTGGGGCAGGGGCCGCCTGCCCACGAGGTCTGGCTACCACCGCTGAACGAGCCGAACTCACTCGACACCTTGTTGCCGAACCTGAATCCTACGGAGGACAGGGGCCTTTCGCCGGTGGGGTTTTTCGGTAACGGGCGGTTGCAGGTGCCGTTGGGGATCGTGGACCGGCCCTACGAGCAGCGGCGTGACCCGTTGTGGGCGGATTTCTCGGGTGGTGCCGGGCATGGGGTGGTGATCGGTGGTCCGCAGTCGGGCAAGTCGACGATGTTGCGGACGCTGGTGATGTCGATGGCGTTGACCCACACGCCGCAGGAGGCGCAGTTTTACTGCATCGATCTCGGTGGTGGCACGCTGGCGGGACTGAACGGGCTGCCCCACGTCGGTGGCGTCGCGGTCGCACGGCGGGAGCCGGACAAGGCGCGACGGATTGTCGCCGAACTCATCACGCTGGTGAACGAGCGGGAGGCCCGCTTCGGTGCGCTGGGCGTGGACTCGATGAACGACTTCCGCAACCGCAAGCGCCGGGGTGAGATCACCGCCGAGCAGGACCCGTTCGGCGACGCGTTTCTCGTGGTCGACGGCTGGCGGGCGCTGCGTGACGACTTCGAAGAGCTGGAGCCGCAGATCACCAAGCTTGCGGTGCAAGGATTGACCTACGGCGTGCACGTGATCATCGCGTCCAACCGCTGGGCCGATATCCGGCCGGCCATCAAGGACATGCTGGGCACGCGGTTCGAGCTGCGATTGGGTGACCCGAGCGAGTCCGACATCGACAGGCGGGTCGCGGTCAATGTGCCGCCAGGCAGGCCAGGGCGTGGTCTGACCAGAGACAAGCTCCATTTCCTCAGCGGGCTTCCCCGCATCGACGGCTCCAGCAGTGACGACGATCTCGGCAACGGCGTGGCGGACGCGGTCGCCAAGATCGCCTCCGCCTGGCAGGGTCGGCGCGCCCCGCAGGTTCGCCTGCTGCCGGATCTACTGCCCTACGAGGAGTTGTTGCTGCAGGACAAGCATCGGGACGGCAGGCTGGTGCCGATCGGGGTCAACGAGGACGAGTTGGCGCCGGTGTATCTGGACTTCGATGCCGAGCCGCACTTCTTGGCCTACGCCGACGGCGAGTCGGGCAAGACCAACCTGTTGCGGCAGATCGTGCGCGGCATCACCGAGCGCTACTCCAAGAAGGAAGCGGTGCTGATCCTCGTCGACTACCGGCGCACCATGCTCGGCTTCGTCGAGGGTGATCAGTTGCTGGGATACGCGGTGTCGGCCAACCAGCTGGAAGGCATGATCAAGGAGGTCGCGCAGTCGATGGCCAAGCGGCTGCCCGGCCCCGACGTCACCCCGCAGCAGTTGAAGGAACGGTCCTGGTGGACCGGGCCGGAGCTGTTCGTCGTGGTCGACGACTACGACCTGGTGGCCACCTCCACCAGCAACCCGCTGCGCCCGCTGTCGGAGTACCTGGCCCAGGCCAAGGATGTCGGCCTGCACGTGGTGGTTGCCCGCCGCACCGGAGGCGCCGCCCGCACCGGCATGGACCCGATCATCGGCAAGCTGAAGGAACTCGCGATGCCCGGCATCGTGATGAACGGCTCCAAGGACGAGGGCCAGCTGCTGGGCAATGTGAAGGCGAGTCCGATGCCGCCGGGCCGCGGCGTGTTCGTAAGCAGGAAGGCAGGTAAGCAGCTGATGCACGTGTCGTGGATCCCGCCCGAGTGA
- the eccD gene encoding type VII secretion integral membrane protein EccD — protein sequence MATGTTVFSRVTVVAPRTRIDVALPADIAVADLMPMLLEMAKEVSPDGGARHGGWVLAKLGDGPLDPSRTLASLGIVDGELLQLRKRNESPPPPLYDDVVDAIAEAQPDSFRPWTKETAQRIGHIAGTLSLLTAAVALFFSGPLFGGNGIAAAIAGGIGAIACVAVGATLVKAYEAEATGVVIAAAGGLPLAFVSGFYIVPGASVRANLLLASALVVVVAAVCILVMGAGITTFIAAATAGVFGLLAFLVATLVAHPAPGIAAGTAAVALAGISMLPRATIWLAKLPLPHVPGTAEELKEDSGYPDYSSIERRTSIAHKYMTGLLIGCGSVTAIAAIITASSPDIYGILTAVIATMVLLLRARTYANGSQAVALLTTGMASAAGILLGWMWTEDATGRVVWVFGSLILIAAGALVLGVVFPNQRFSPPMRRTVEIIEAVCIAAVLPLALAVMGLYSTLRHLDIGG from the coding sequence GTGGCAACGGGCACGACGGTTTTCAGCAGGGTGACGGTGGTGGCACCGCGTACCCGTATCGATGTCGCGCTGCCCGCGGACATCGCGGTTGCCGACCTGATGCCCATGCTGCTGGAGATGGCCAAAGAGGTCAGCCCCGACGGAGGTGCGAGGCACGGTGGCTGGGTGCTGGCCAAGCTCGGCGACGGACCGCTCGACCCCAGCCGGACGCTCGCCTCCCTCGGCATCGTCGACGGTGAACTACTACAGCTACGCAAGCGCAACGAGAGCCCGCCGCCGCCGCTCTACGACGATGTCGTCGACGCCATCGCCGAGGCACAACCCGACAGCTTCCGGCCGTGGACCAAGGAGACCGCACAGCGCATCGGCCACATCGCGGGCACGCTCTCCCTCCTCACCGCCGCGGTCGCGCTCTTCTTCAGTGGCCCACTGTTCGGCGGCAACGGTATTGCGGCAGCGATCGCGGGCGGCATCGGTGCGATCGCCTGTGTGGCCGTCGGCGCGACCCTCGTGAAAGCTTACGAAGCCGAAGCTACCGGCGTCGTGATCGCAGCTGCCGGTGGGCTGCCGCTGGCATTCGTCAGCGGGTTCTACATCGTGCCTGGAGCCTCCGTGCGCGCGAATCTACTGTTGGCCAGCGCGCTGGTTGTGGTGGTCGCCGCGGTGTGCATCCTCGTGATGGGCGCGGGTATCACCACCTTCATAGCGGCGGCGACCGCAGGCGTGTTCGGATTGCTCGCGTTCCTCGTCGCGACACTGGTCGCCCATCCCGCGCCTGGCATCGCTGCCGGTACCGCTGCCGTGGCTCTCGCGGGCATCTCCATGTTGCCGAGGGCGACCATCTGGCTGGCCAAGCTGCCGTTGCCCCACGTGCCAGGGACCGCCGAGGAACTCAAGGAGGACTCCGGCTACCCGGACTACTCCTCCATCGAGCGCAGGACCAGCATCGCGCACAAGTACATGACCGGCCTGCTCATCGGTTGTGGTTCGGTGACAGCGATCGCCGCTATCATCACGGCTTCGTCGCCGGACATCTACGGCATCCTCACCGCGGTGATCGCCACGATGGTCCTGCTGCTGCGCGCCCGCACCTACGCCAACGGCAGTCAGGCGGTCGCCCTGCTGACCACAGGCATGGCCTCAGCCGCGGGCATCCTGCTCGGCTGGATGTGGACCGAGGACGCGACAGGCCGCGTCGTCTGGGTGTTCGGATCGCTGATCTTGATCGCGGCCGGCGCACTCGTGCTCGGAGTGGTTTTCCCGAATCAGCGATTCTCCCCGCCGATGCGACGCACGGTCGAGATCATCGAGGCGGTGTGCATCGCGGCGGTCCTGCCACTGGCGCTGGCGGTCATGGGGTTGTATTCGACACTGCGCCATCTCGACATCGGTGGTTGA
- a CDS encoding WXG100 family type VII secretion target codes for MAGGFTGTPEQFQQAYQDVDEIKASMDQNLNTLRNNIEATQAGWQGEAAKAFQNVMMSFDEKTRKLNEALGNIGELLQQSGVKYQQAEEEQNSAISNIGNTLGGL; via the coding sequence ATGGCAGGCGGTTTCACCGGAACACCGGAACAGTTTCAGCAGGCATACCAGGATGTCGACGAGATCAAGGCGTCGATGGACCAGAACCTGAACACCCTGCGCAACAACATCGAGGCGACGCAGGCGGGCTGGCAGGGCGAGGCGGCGAAGGCCTTTCAGAACGTCATGATGTCCTTCGACGAGAAGACGAGGAAGCTCAACGAGGCCCTCGGCAACATCGGTGAGCTGCTCCAGCAGTCCGGTGTCAAGTACCAGCAGGCGGAGGAGGAGCAGAACTCCGCCATCAGCAACATCGGCAACACGCTCGGCGGCCTGTGA